A region from the Oculatellaceae cyanobacterium genome encodes:
- a CDS encoding 2Fe-2S iron-sulfur cluster-binding protein, which translates to MEYQVRLVNPAIALDRTISVPDDQYIMDMAEIAGIRLPNGCKQGECSACVAKLVSGKVDQSEQKFLRSTEIEAGYIVTCVAYPLSDCTIYTHQEQVLYQSALYFKAETAEDE; encoded by the coding sequence ATGGAATATCAAGTTCGGCTAGTTAATCCTGCGATCGCTCTTGATCGTACTATATCTGTACCAGATGATCAGTACATTATGGATATGGCTGAAATTGCTGGTATTCGCTTACCTAATGGCTGTAAACAAGGAGAATGTTCTGCCTGTGTAGCTAAACTGGTAAGTGGTAAAGTTGATCAAAGTGAGCAAAAATTCTTACGTTCAACAGAAATAGAAGCTGGTTATATTGTTACCTGTGTCGCTTATCCACTTTCGGATTGCACAATATATACGCATCAAGAACAAGTATTGTATCAATCCGCCCTTTACTTTAAAGCTGAGACAGCAGAGGATGAATGA
- a CDS encoding sodium:proton antiporter, with the protein MDIYILDLLVIGLLLLMVTLGSGWIQRLPLSYAIIYLIVGIVLGPYGVHLIQIRPNAEILERLTEFVVIVSVFGCGLKMNRPLKFWAWNTTARLIGFLMPISILAIAVVAKSFLGFDWGQAILLGAILAPTDPVLASEVQLSHTDDRDELRFGLTSEGGLNDALAFPFVYFGIHWLKDPNWENWFKQWVAVDLIWAVFAGIFMGIIVAKTVVFIDQWLQKFRKADELMEDFVALSTILLAYSITEVVNGYGFIAVFVAGIVVRRSYHDPEKRKSQFEFTEQIEKLLEVATILVLGTILQVKPIVAHLNQGLLIAALLLFVVRPLGTWISTIGSPLIPANRLLFGWFGIRGVGSLYYLCYAFGEGLKDQLGETIAWITYITVVISVILHGVSATPLMNWYEKNIASRRHESVVSEKMEKY; encoded by the coding sequence ATGGATATTTATATTCTTGACTTGCTAGTCATTGGCTTATTATTGCTAATGGTAACATTGGGTTCAGGCTGGATTCAACGCTTACCCCTCTCCTACGCCATCATTTATTTGATTGTTGGTATTGTGCTGGGGCCTTATGGAGTTCATTTAATTCAAATACGTCCCAATGCAGAGATTTTAGAGCGACTTACAGAATTTGTTGTAATTGTCTCAGTATTTGGTTGTGGTTTAAAAATGAATCGCCCATTAAAATTTTGGGCTTGGAATACAACAGCAAGATTAATTGGATTTTTAATGCCAATTTCAATTTTGGCTATAGCTGTTGTTGCTAAATCATTTTTAGGTTTCGACTGGGGACAAGCAATTTTACTAGGAGCAATCCTTGCTCCAACCGATCCAGTTTTAGCTTCAGAAGTACAGCTATCTCATACAGATGATCGCGATGAGTTGCGCTTTGGTTTAACTTCAGAAGGAGGTTTAAATGATGCCTTAGCTTTCCCCTTTGTTTATTTTGGGATTCATTGGTTAAAAGATCCTAATTGGGAAAACTGGTTTAAACAATGGGTAGCAGTTGATTTAATTTGGGCAGTTTTCGCGGGTATTTTCATGGGAATCATAGTTGCTAAAACTGTGGTTTTTATTGACCAATGGCTGCAAAAATTCCGCAAAGCCGATGAGTTAATGGAAGATTTCGTGGCTCTCAGTACAATTTTACTAGCTTATTCAATCACAGAAGTTGTCAATGGTTATGGATTTATTGCAGTATTCGTAGCTGGAATTGTAGTAAGGCGCAGTTACCACGACCCTGAAAAGCGCAAATCTCAATTTGAATTTACTGAACAAATTGAAAAACTCTTAGAAGTAGCAACTATTTTAGTATTAGGTACTATCCTACAAGTTAAACCAATTGTTGCTCATTTAAATCAGGGACTATTAATTGCTGCCTTATTACTGTTTGTAGTTCGACCATTAGGAACATGGATAAGTACTATTGGCTCTCCTCTTATTCCAGCTAACCGTTTATTATTTGGATGGTTTGGTATTCGTGGCGTTGGTTCTTTATATTATCTTTGCTATGCCTTTGGAGAAGGCTTAAAAGACCAATTAGGTGAAACAATTGCTTGGATTACTTATATAACAGTCGTAATTTCTGTTATTTTGCACGGAGTTAGTGCAACGCCGTTAATGAACTGGTATGAAAAAAATATTGCTAGTCGCCGCCATGAATCGGTTGTCTCGGAAAAAATGGAGAAATATTAG
- a CDS encoding cytochrome P450 encodes MKLPASPKTHPFAQLLQWIATPLDYLDATQKIYGDCFTARFGDSPPLVMLSNPQGIQQLMTADAKQFDSGRANQILKPLVGEHSMILLDGDRHQRERQLLTPPFHGERMRAYGNLICDITDKVMSKRIIGEPFFVRAAMQEISLLTILNAVFGVNQGERFEQLKELLTSVLDSVSSPWSSGLLFFKSLQRDFGAWSPWGRFLRQKQQIDQLIYAELQDRRSQPDSSRNDILTLLMSARDEQGQPMTDEELRDELLTLLLAGHETTASALTWALYWIHSLPEVYDKLLTEISSLGESVAIPQENRSDPSILAKLPYLNAVCQETLRIYPVAILTFPRILKLPLKIMDYEFEPETAIMGCIYLTHQREDIYPEPKLFKPERFLEKQFSPYQYLPFGGSTRRCIGMAFALFEMKLALATIVSRYQLSLVDRRQPKPVRRGVTLSPSSSFQMVLNGEL; translated from the coding sequence ATGAAATTGCCCGCCAGTCCAAAAACTCACCCTTTTGCACAGTTGCTTCAATGGATTGCTACGCCTTTGGATTATCTAGATGCAACGCAAAAAATTTATGGTGACTGTTTTACAGCTAGATTTGGTGATTCACCGCCTTTGGTAATGTTGAGTAACCCACAGGGCATTCAGCAGCTTATGACTGCTGATGCTAAACAGTTTGATAGTGGTAGAGCCAATCAAATCTTAAAGCCTTTGGTCGGAGAACATTCCATGATTTTGCTAGATGGCGATCGCCATCAGCGTGAACGCCAACTGTTGACACCCCCGTTTCATGGTGAACGGATGCGTGCTTATGGAAACCTGATTTGTGACATCACTGACAAAGTAATGAGTAAGCGCATAATCGGCGAACCGTTCTTTGTGCGTGCTGCTATGCAAGAAATTTCTCTGTTAACAATTTTAAATGCTGTATTTGGCGTGAATCAGGGAGAGCGTTTTGAGCAACTGAAGGAATTATTGACTTCTGTGCTGGATTCGGTTAGCTCTCCTTGGAGTTCTGGGTTGCTATTTTTTAAATCCCTACAACGGGATTTTGGCGCTTGGAGTCCTTGGGGACGCTTTTTGCGCCAAAAACAGCAAATTGATCAACTTATCTACGCTGAACTTCAAGACAGGCGATCGCAACCAGATTCATCTCGTAACGATATTTTGACTTTGTTGATGTCTGCTAGAGATGAACAAGGTCAACCCATGACTGACGAAGAGTTGCGCGATGAGTTGCTGACTTTGTTGTTAGCTGGTCACGAAACTACAGCTTCAGCATTGACATGGGCATTGTACTGGATTCACTCTTTACCAGAAGTATACGACAAGCTATTAACAGAAATTAGTAGTTTGGGCGAAAGCGTTGCTATCCCGCAAGAAAATCGCTCAGATCCCAGCATATTAGCTAAACTTCCATATCTCAATGCCGTTTGCCAGGAAACCCTGCGTATTTATCCTGTAGCGATACTAACTTTCCCCAGAATTCTTAAATTGCCTCTTAAAATCATGGATTATGAATTTGAGCCAGAAACAGCAATTATGGGGTGTATTTATCTTACACATCAACGTGAAGATATTTACCCAGAACCAAAGCTTTTTAAACCAGAGCGTTTTCTAGAAAAACAATTTTCTCCTTACCAATATTTGCCTTTTGGTGGTAGTACCCGTCGCTGTATCGGTATGGCATTTGCTTTATTTGAAATGAAGCTGGCACTTGCTACAATTGTTTCTCGTTATCAACTTTCACTTGTTGATCGGCGTCAACCAAAACCTGTGCGCCGTGGTGTAACATTATCACCTTCTAGTAGTTTTCAAATGGTTTTAAATGGTGAGCTTTAA
- a CDS encoding DUF2993 domain-containing protein, translating into MTEKNQLGLEAQALSKVAEIGFSNQVDDVEKLDITVETDLLNMAQGKADSVSMTAQGLVMEKDIRVQKIEMHTGNVAIDLLTTIFGKAELQEPINANGTVVLTETDINQTLNSDYISNKLAPLKLKVDDKTVSLELQQPLELKLSGDGKLTFSGDILLQETDNSRKFRFTGVVKPGTSNQPLLLEGFNCYQGEGISLDLCIALMQKCQELLNLPYFEIAGVAFRVKHLEVQQEKMKLQIETHIKQIPTDVSL; encoded by the coding sequence ATGACGGAAAAAAATCAACTAGGATTGGAGGCGCAAGCACTTAGTAAAGTAGCAGAAATAGGCTTTTCTAATCAAGTAGATGACGTAGAAAAACTGGATATAACTGTTGAGACTGATTTGCTGAATATGGCTCAAGGAAAAGCAGATTCAGTTTCAATGACAGCCCAGGGTTTAGTAATGGAAAAAGATATCCGTGTGCAAAAAATAGAAATGCACACAGGTAACGTTGCTATTGATCTATTGACCACTATCTTTGGAAAAGCTGAACTTCAAGAACCAATTAATGCGAATGGCACTGTTGTTCTTACAGAAACAGATATTAATCAGACTCTCAACTCAGATTATATTTCTAACAAGCTAGCGCCTTTAAAATTAAAAGTAGATGATAAAACTGTCAGTTTAGAATTGCAACAACCTCTAGAGTTAAAATTATCTGGCGATGGTAAGCTAACATTTAGCGGAGATATTTTACTGCAAGAAACAGATAACAGCCGCAAATTTAGGTTTACTGGAGTAGTTAAACCTGGAACAAGCAATCAACCACTATTATTAGAGGGGTTTAACTGCTATCAAGGAGAAGGTATTTCTCTAGATCTATGTATTGCATTAATGCAGAAATGCCAGGAATTGCTGAACTTGCCTTATTTTGAAATCGCTGGAGTAGCTTTCCGCGTTAAACATTTAGAGGTACAACAGGAAAAGATGAAGTTACAGATTGAAACCCATATTAAGCAAATTCCTACTGATGTAAGCTTATAG
- a CDS encoding iron uptake porin — protein MSKIWSDSLRVSLFFLGVTLVICGSATAQETLVELETVSTNQIADTSNAAFNQDAVNSSLPENLPHTIPINKPVGAKSSFLERIAESGSDTDTDEAMSQVTNVSQLKDVQPGDWAYEAVRSLVEKYGVISGYPDGTFQGNRSMTRYEFAAGLKTILERINQLLKANPTRISREDLATAQNLTEQFALELTLLRGRVDAATARIGDLELTQFSTTTKLEGEVIFAGASVIAGNNSNQTTLFGQRSRLNLQSSFNGRDLLTTRLQMEGFSSLTSNLTPEGELAFSGDTQSQAYIDALLYSFPIGERTQVVLAGNATGADDFTNTVNPYFDGDGASGALSSFGTRAPIYNLVNGSGVGIQHRLSDKLELSVGYLASAANNQPPDGGLFKGSYGAIAQLLFQPSQQSSIGLTYVNAYNNDLETGSKNANLVNQLNLPVVTNSYGVEASLQINPRFALGGWAGYTAARVIGVGDANIWNWAVTLAFPDLGKKGNLGGVVIGMEPKVTGADSQLRNMGINDFDTSLHLEGFYQYQLTDNIVITPGLIWLTAPDHNRNNDDIVIGVVRTTFNF, from the coding sequence CTGCGAGTCAGCTTATTTTTTTTAGGAGTGACTCTAGTAATCTGTGGTAGTGCAACTGCACAGGAAACTCTTGTTGAACTGGAAACAGTATCAACAAATCAGATTGCTGATACAAGTAATGCTGCATTTAATCAGGATGCAGTTAACTCAAGCTTGCCAGAAAATCTACCGCATACAATACCTATAAACAAACCAGTAGGCGCAAAATCAAGCTTTTTAGAAAGAATTGCTGAATCTGGCAGCGACACTGATACAGACGAGGCGATGAGTCAAGTCACGAACGTTTCTCAACTCAAGGACGTTCAACCAGGGGATTGGGCTTATGAAGCAGTGCGATCGCTTGTGGAAAAATATGGTGTAATATCTGGTTATCCAGATGGCACTTTCCAAGGCAACCGCAGCATGACTCGGTATGAATTTGCTGCTGGTTTAAAAACTATTCTTGAACGAATTAATCAACTATTGAAAGCTAACCCTACCAGAATTAGCAGAGAAGATTTAGCAACAGCACAAAATTTAACAGAGCAATTTGCATTAGAACTAACGCTGTTACGTGGCAGGGTTGATGCAGCCACAGCTAGGATTGGTGATTTAGAACTGACTCAATTCTCCACAACTACAAAACTAGAGGGAGAAGTAATCTTTGCAGGCGCTAGTGTAATTGCAGGGAATAACAGCAACCAAACGACACTTTTTGGTCAGCGATCGCGTTTGAATTTACAATCTAGTTTTAATGGTCGAGATTTACTCACAACACGCCTTCAAATGGAAGGTTTTAGTTCCCTTACCTCCAACCTCACCCCGGAAGGCGAATTAGCTTTTAGTGGCGATACTCAAAGTCAAGCCTATATAGACGCTCTTTTATACAGTTTCCCAATTGGAGAGCGCACCCAAGTTGTACTTGCTGGTAATGCTACTGGAGCAGATGATTTTACCAATACTGTTAACCCTTATTTCGACGGCGATGGTGCTAGTGGTGCATTATCTAGTTTCGGAACACGCGCCCCTATTTATAATTTAGTTAATGGTTCTGGTGTCGGCATCCAACACAGATTGAGCGACAAACTAGAACTTAGCGTAGGCTACTTAGCTAGTGCTGCTAATAACCAACCACCCGACGGTGGTTTGTTTAAAGGCTCTTATGGGGCAATAGCACAGTTACTCTTTCAACCAAGTCAACAATCAAGCATTGGCTTAACTTATGTCAATGCTTACAACAATGACTTAGAAACTGGTAGCAAAAATGCCAACTTAGTTAACCAGCTAAACTTGCCAGTAGTTACAAATTCTTATGGAGTTGAGGCATCTTTGCAAATTAATCCTCGGTTTGCATTAGGTGGTTGGGCTGGATATACCGCAGCGCGTGTTATTGGTGTAGGAGATGCTAACATCTGGAACTGGGCAGTAACACTAGCATTTCCTGATTTAGGTAAAAAAGGTAATCTTGGTGGCGTTGTTATTGGTATGGAACCCAAAGTTACTGGGGCAGATTCCCAACTTAGAAACATGGGGATTAATGACTTTGATACCTCACTGCACCTAGAAGGGTTTTACCAATACCAACTCACTGATAATATTGTGATTACACCTGGGTTAATTTGGTTAACTGCACCCGACCATAATCGTAACAACGATGATATTGTAATTGGTGTAGTGCGTACTACATTCAACTTTTAA